One Phoenix dactylifera cultivar Barhee BC4 chromosome 14, palm_55x_up_171113_PBpolish2nd_filt_p, whole genome shotgun sequence DNA window includes the following coding sequences:
- the LOC103712372 gene encoding retinoblastoma-related protein-like isoform X3, with protein MGPGSMDVEASNPPASSSTDDGGGQIEARFADLCKELALGQSMERQGMAAFKESKKFLSTNMPAIGNRSPEEMERYWSAFVLYCVTRLGKGEVKEEKEGGRITLCKILRAAKLNVVAFFKEVPQLSLKASRILSGLYGSDWEKRLELKELQENVAQLMDLSRFYNKAYKEFFLLKDVSNAQQTEDSRSAQYVSDCYRFGWLLFLALRIHSVSHFNLVTCTNGLVSILAILVLHMPKHFRNFTIQDSVCFVKRSDKGVNLLASLCDKYHTSEDELRRMVEKTNELITDILKKQPCPASECKTENLDHINTDGLTYFEDLLEGKSLQSSLLMLEQYYDDAVNNKCELDERMFVNDKGSLLGTENLSGGAMGSCSMRWKFDAFASPARTMTSLSTPPHSPTSPLSVNYISSSKLAPVTPVSTAMTTAKWLRDVISPLPPKPSAELERFLSSCHRDVTNEITRRANVILEAVFSSNSFGERCVSGSIQSVDVIDRTWAKERKMEALKLYYRILEAICRAESQLLKTNNLSSLLSNERFHRCMLACSSELVLATHRTVVMMFPAVLEVTGLTAFDLSKVIETFVRHEETLPRELKRHLNSLEERLLESMAWEKGSSLYNSLIIARPDLAAEINRLGLLAEPMPSLDAIAVHHNIPYGGLPPLSSQKFDALPDQNGDARSPKRICGEYRSVLVEHSSFSSPGKERLLTFNCLRSKLAPLQSTFASPSQPSPTGEGETCAETGIKVFYSKILKLAAIRIRSLSERLQLSQQFSECMYCLIQRILYQRTALFFNRHIDQLILCSFYGVAKVLQLGLTFKNIVNNYRKQPQCKPQVFQSIFVNWPSANHNGRMVQEHVDIITFYNEIFIPTVKPLLVELAPARDVTEDKNNANAGPGSPKLSSFPNLPDMSPKKVSATHNVYVSPLRQSKMDALLSPSSRSYYACIGESTHAYRSPSSDLAAINDRLNSYVSCRRINSRLNFDLVSDSMVGGALGHPNGTLASSAAPATPNFPVKREQPDS; from the exons ATGGGTCCTGGTTCCATGGATGTGGAGGCCTCGAACCCTCCGGCTTCTTCGAGTACGGATGATGGCGGCGGACAGATAGAAGCTCGATTCGCTGATCTTTGCAAG GAATTGGCTCTTGGCCAGAGCATGGAGAGGCAAGGGATGGCCGCGTTTAAAGAAAGCAAGAAGTTTCTCTCGACGAACATGCCAGCGATTGGAAACAGATCG CCGGAGGAGATGGAGAGGTACTGGTCGGCATTTGTTCTTTACTGCGTGACCAGACTGGGCAAGGGAGAGGtgaaggaggagaaagagggaggCAGGATTACACTATGCAAAATCTTGAGAGCCGCTAAGCTTAA TGTTGTGGCTTTCTTCAAAGAGGTGCCACAGTTATCTCTGAAGGCTAGCCGTATTCTTAGTGGACTCTACGGTTCTGACTGGGAGAAGAGGCTCGAG TTGAAGGAGTTACAGGAAAATGTTGCGCAGTTGATGGATCTGAGCAG GTTCTACAATAAGGCATATAAAGAGTTCTTCTTGCTGAAGGACGTGAGCAATGCTCAACAAACTGAAGATTCTAGAAGTGCACAGTATGTCTCAGACTGTTATCGTTTTGGATGGTTGCTGTTCTTAGCACTGCGTATTCATTCAGTTAGCCATTTTAATCTGGTGACGTGTACAAATGGATTAGTGTCGATACTG GCCATACTCGTTCTTCACATGCCTAAACACTTCAGAAATTTTACTATCCAAGATTCTGTTTGCTTTG TTAAGAGATCTGACAAGGGTGTGAACCTCCTTGCTTCCTTGTGTGACAAATATCATACTTCTGAAGATGAGTTGAGGAGAATGGTGGAAAAAACTAACGAGTTAATCACAGATATTTTGAAGAAGCAACCATGTCCTGCTTCAGAATGCAAAACAGAAAATTTAGATCACATCAACACAG ATGGCTTGACATATTTTGAGGATCTACTAGAGGGAAAGTCATTGCAATCGAGTTTGCTTATGTTAGAGCAATATTATGATGACGCAGTTAATAATAAATGTGAGTTAGATGAACGCATGTTTGTTAATGATAAGGGAAGTTTACTTGGTACTGAGAACTTATCTGGAGGAGCCATGGGCTCATGCAGCATGAGG TGGAAATTTGATGCATTTGCTTCTCCAGCAAGGACAATGACAAGCTTGTCAACTCCTCCTCATTCTCCTACATCTCCTTTAAGTGTTAATTATATCAGTAGCTCTAAACTGGCTCCTGTTACACCAGTGAGCACTGCCATGACGACTGCAAAGTGGCTTCGAGATGTCATTTCTCCACTTCCACCAAAACCCTCAGCAGAGCTTGAACGGTTTCTTTCATCATGTCACAGGGATGTAACCAATGAAATTACGCGTAGGGCCAATGTAATATTGGAAGCAGTTTTTTCAAGTAATTCTTTTGGTGAACGATGTGTTTCTGGGAGTATTCAGAGTGTCGATGTGATTGATAGAACATGGGCAAAGGAGAGAAAAATGGAGGCCCTGAAGTTGTACTACAGGATTTTGGAGGCGATTTGCAGAGCAGAGTCGCAGTTACTGAAAACCAATAATCTTTCTTCATTGTTATCCAATGAAAGATTTCACCGGTGCATGCTTGCTTGTTCATCTGAATTAGTTTTGGCTACACACAGGACAGTCGTTATGATGTTTCCTGCTGTCTTGGAGGTAACTGGGTTAACAGCATTTGATCTAAGCAAGGTGATTGAAACTTTTGTAAGGCACGAGGAAACTCTTCCAAGAGAGTTGAAAAGGCATTTAAATTCTTTGGAAGAACGGCTTCTAGAAAGCATGGCATGGGAAAAAGGTTCATCATTGTATAATTCCTTGATCATAGCAAGGCCAGATCTTGCCGCAGAAATAAATCGTTTGGGGCTATTAGCTGAACCAATGCCATCCCTCGACGCCATTGCAGTGCATCATAATATTCCGTATGGAGGCTTGCCACCCCTGTCTTCTCAAAAATTTGATGCTTTGCCAG ATCAGAACGGTGATGCCCGATCACCTAAAAGAATATGCGGTGAATACAGGAGTGTGTTGGTAGAGCATTCTTCATTTTCATCACCTGGCAAGGAACGTCTATTGACTTTTAACTGCCTCAGGTCAAAGTTAGCACCTCTTCAGTCCACATTTGCaag CCCATCACAGCCTAGTCCTACAGGAGAAGGGGAAACATGTGCTGAGACAGGGATTAAAGTTTTCTATAGTAAG ATTTTAAAGTTAGCTGCTATCAGGATTAGAAGTTTGTCCGAAAGGCTACAACTGTCTCAACAATTTTCAGAGTGTATGTACTGTCTTATCCAACGAATTCTTTATCAGAGGACAGCTCTTTTTTTCAACCGACATATTGATCAGCTCATCCTATGCAGCTTCTACGGAGTTGCTAAG GTTTTGCAATTAGGTTTGACCTTCAAGAATATTGTCAACAATTATAGAAAGCAACCACAATGTAAACCTCAAGTTTTCCAGAGCATCTTTGTTAATTGGCCATCAGCAAACCATAATGGG AGGATGGTGCAGGAGCATGTTGATATTATTACCTTTTACAATGAAATATTTATTCCAACAGTCAAGCCTTTGTTGGTGGAACTAGCCCCTGCTAGAGATGTCACAGAAGATAAAAATAATGCTAATG CAGGTCCAGGGTCACCAAAGTTGTCTTCTTTCCCAAATCTCCCAGATATGTCCCCAAAGAAAGTTTCTGCTACTCATAATGTTTATGTTTCTCCTTTGCGACAATCAAAG ATGGATGCGCTGCTTTCACCAAGCTCCAGGAGTTACTATGCATGCATTGGTGAGAGCACTCATGCTTATCGGAGCCCATCCAGTGATCTTGCTGCCATTAATGACCGCCTTAATTCGTATGTGAG TTGCAGGAGGATCAACAGCAGGCTCAACTTTGACCTCGTGAGCGATTCTATGGTAGGTGGCGCTCTTGGCCATCCAAATGGCACTTTGGCATCTTCAGCTGCTCCAGCCACCCCAAACTTTCCGGTGAAACGCGAGCAGCCTGACTCCTGA
- the LOC103712372 gene encoding retinoblastoma-related protein-like isoform X4 — protein sequence MGPGSMDVEASNPPASSSTDDGGGQIEARFADLCKELALGQSMERQGMAAFKESKKFLSTNMPAIGNRSPEEMERYWSAFVLYCVTRLGKGEVKEEKEGGRITLCKILRAAKLNVVAFFKEVPQLSLKASRILSGLYGSDWEKRLELKELQENVAQLMDLSRFYNKAYKEFFLLKDVSNAQQTEDSRSAQYVSDCYRFGWLLFLALRIHSVSHFNLVTCTNGLVSILAILVLHMPKHFRNFTIQDSVCFVKRSDKGVNLLASLCDKYHTSEDELRRMVEKTNELITDILKKQPCPASECKTENLDHINTDGLTYFEDLLEGKSLQSSLLMLEQYYDDAVNNKCELDERMFVNDKGSLLGTENLSGGAMGSCSMRWKFDAFASPARTMTSLSTPPHSPTSPLSVNYISSSKLAPVTPVSTAMTTAKWLRDVISPLPPKPSAELERFLSSCHRDVTNEITRRANVILEAVFSSNSFGERCVSGSIQSVDVIDRTWAKERKMEALKLYYRILEAICRAESQLLKTNNLSSLLSNERFHRCMLACSSELVLATHRTVVMMFPAVLEVTGLTAFDLSKVIETFVRHEETLPRELKRHLNSLEERLLESMAWEKGSSLYNSLIIARPDLAAEINRLGLLAEPMPSLDAIAVHHNIPYGGLPPLSSQKFDALPDQNGDARSPKRICGEYRSVLVEHSSFSSPGKERLLTFNCLSPSQPSPTGEGETCAETGIKVFYSKILKLAAIRIRSLSERLQLSQQFSECMYCLIQRILYQRTALFFNRHIDQLILCSFYGVAKVLQLGLTFKNIVNNYRKQPQCKPQVFQSIFVNWPSANHNGRMVQEHVDIITFYNEIFIPTVKPLLVELAPARDVTEDKNNANAGPGSPKLSSFPNLPDMSPKKVSATHNVYVSPLRQSKMDALLSPSSRSYYACIGESTHAYRSPSSDLAAINDRLNSYVSGSCRRINSRLNFDLVSDSMVGGALGHPNGTLASSAAPATPNFPVKREQPDS from the exons ATGGGTCCTGGTTCCATGGATGTGGAGGCCTCGAACCCTCCGGCTTCTTCGAGTACGGATGATGGCGGCGGACAGATAGAAGCTCGATTCGCTGATCTTTGCAAG GAATTGGCTCTTGGCCAGAGCATGGAGAGGCAAGGGATGGCCGCGTTTAAAGAAAGCAAGAAGTTTCTCTCGACGAACATGCCAGCGATTGGAAACAGATCG CCGGAGGAGATGGAGAGGTACTGGTCGGCATTTGTTCTTTACTGCGTGACCAGACTGGGCAAGGGAGAGGtgaaggaggagaaagagggaggCAGGATTACACTATGCAAAATCTTGAGAGCCGCTAAGCTTAA TGTTGTGGCTTTCTTCAAAGAGGTGCCACAGTTATCTCTGAAGGCTAGCCGTATTCTTAGTGGACTCTACGGTTCTGACTGGGAGAAGAGGCTCGAG TTGAAGGAGTTACAGGAAAATGTTGCGCAGTTGATGGATCTGAGCAG GTTCTACAATAAGGCATATAAAGAGTTCTTCTTGCTGAAGGACGTGAGCAATGCTCAACAAACTGAAGATTCTAGAAGTGCACAGTATGTCTCAGACTGTTATCGTTTTGGATGGTTGCTGTTCTTAGCACTGCGTATTCATTCAGTTAGCCATTTTAATCTGGTGACGTGTACAAATGGATTAGTGTCGATACTG GCCATACTCGTTCTTCACATGCCTAAACACTTCAGAAATTTTACTATCCAAGATTCTGTTTGCTTTG TTAAGAGATCTGACAAGGGTGTGAACCTCCTTGCTTCCTTGTGTGACAAATATCATACTTCTGAAGATGAGTTGAGGAGAATGGTGGAAAAAACTAACGAGTTAATCACAGATATTTTGAAGAAGCAACCATGTCCTGCTTCAGAATGCAAAACAGAAAATTTAGATCACATCAACACAG ATGGCTTGACATATTTTGAGGATCTACTAGAGGGAAAGTCATTGCAATCGAGTTTGCTTATGTTAGAGCAATATTATGATGACGCAGTTAATAATAAATGTGAGTTAGATGAACGCATGTTTGTTAATGATAAGGGAAGTTTACTTGGTACTGAGAACTTATCTGGAGGAGCCATGGGCTCATGCAGCATGAGG TGGAAATTTGATGCATTTGCTTCTCCAGCAAGGACAATGACAAGCTTGTCAACTCCTCCTCATTCTCCTACATCTCCTTTAAGTGTTAATTATATCAGTAGCTCTAAACTGGCTCCTGTTACACCAGTGAGCACTGCCATGACGACTGCAAAGTGGCTTCGAGATGTCATTTCTCCACTTCCACCAAAACCCTCAGCAGAGCTTGAACGGTTTCTTTCATCATGTCACAGGGATGTAACCAATGAAATTACGCGTAGGGCCAATGTAATATTGGAAGCAGTTTTTTCAAGTAATTCTTTTGGTGAACGATGTGTTTCTGGGAGTATTCAGAGTGTCGATGTGATTGATAGAACATGGGCAAAGGAGAGAAAAATGGAGGCCCTGAAGTTGTACTACAGGATTTTGGAGGCGATTTGCAGAGCAGAGTCGCAGTTACTGAAAACCAATAATCTTTCTTCATTGTTATCCAATGAAAGATTTCACCGGTGCATGCTTGCTTGTTCATCTGAATTAGTTTTGGCTACACACAGGACAGTCGTTATGATGTTTCCTGCTGTCTTGGAGGTAACTGGGTTAACAGCATTTGATCTAAGCAAGGTGATTGAAACTTTTGTAAGGCACGAGGAAACTCTTCCAAGAGAGTTGAAAAGGCATTTAAATTCTTTGGAAGAACGGCTTCTAGAAAGCATGGCATGGGAAAAAGGTTCATCATTGTATAATTCCTTGATCATAGCAAGGCCAGATCTTGCCGCAGAAATAAATCGTTTGGGGCTATTAGCTGAACCAATGCCATCCCTCGACGCCATTGCAGTGCATCATAATATTCCGTATGGAGGCTTGCCACCCCTGTCTTCTCAAAAATTTGATGCTTTGCCAG ATCAGAACGGTGATGCCCGATCACCTAAAAGAATATGCGGTGAATACAGGAGTGTGTTGGTAGAGCATTCTTCATTTTCATCACCTGGCAAGGAACGTCTATTGACTTTTAACTGCCTCAG CCCATCACAGCCTAGTCCTACAGGAGAAGGGGAAACATGTGCTGAGACAGGGATTAAAGTTTTCTATAGTAAG ATTTTAAAGTTAGCTGCTATCAGGATTAGAAGTTTGTCCGAAAGGCTACAACTGTCTCAACAATTTTCAGAGTGTATGTACTGTCTTATCCAACGAATTCTTTATCAGAGGACAGCTCTTTTTTTCAACCGACATATTGATCAGCTCATCCTATGCAGCTTCTACGGAGTTGCTAAG GTTTTGCAATTAGGTTTGACCTTCAAGAATATTGTCAACAATTATAGAAAGCAACCACAATGTAAACCTCAAGTTTTCCAGAGCATCTTTGTTAATTGGCCATCAGCAAACCATAATGGG AGGATGGTGCAGGAGCATGTTGATATTATTACCTTTTACAATGAAATATTTATTCCAACAGTCAAGCCTTTGTTGGTGGAACTAGCCCCTGCTAGAGATGTCACAGAAGATAAAAATAATGCTAATG CAGGTCCAGGGTCACCAAAGTTGTCTTCTTTCCCAAATCTCCCAGATATGTCCCCAAAGAAAGTTTCTGCTACTCATAATGTTTATGTTTCTCCTTTGCGACAATCAAAG ATGGATGCGCTGCTTTCACCAAGCTCCAGGAGTTACTATGCATGCATTGGTGAGAGCACTCATGCTTATCGGAGCCCATCCAGTGATCTTGCTGCCATTAATGACCGCCTTAATTCGTATGTGAG TGGCAGTTGCAGGAGGATCAACAGCAGGCTCAACTTTGACCTCGTGAGCGATTCTATGGTAGGTGGCGCTCTTGGCCATCCAAATGGCACTTTGGCATCTTCAGCTGCTCCAGCCACCCCAAACTTTCCGGTGAAACGCGAGCAGCCTGACTCCTGA
- the LOC103712372 gene encoding retinoblastoma-related protein-like isoform X2: protein MGPGSMDVEASNPPASSSTDDGGGQIEARFADLCKELALGQSMERQGMAAFKESKKFLSTNMPAIGNRSPEEMERYWSAFVLYCVTRLGKGEVKEEKEGGRITLCKILRAAKLNVVAFFKEVPQLSLKASRILSGLYGSDWEKRLELKELQENVAQLMDLSRFYNKAYKEFFLLKDVSNAQQTEDSRSAQYVSDCYRFGWLLFLALRIHSVSHFNLVTCTNGLVSILAILVLHMPKHFRNFTIQDSVCFVKRSDKGVNLLASLCDKYHTSEDELRRMVEKTNELITDILKKQPCPASECKTENLDHINTDGLTYFEDLLEGKSLQSSLLMLEQYYDDAVNNKCELDERMFVNDKGSLLGTENLSGGAMGSCSMRWKFDAFASPARTMTSLSTPPHSPTSPLSVNYISSSKLAPVTPVSTAMTTAKWLRDVISPLPPKPSAELERFLSSCHRDVTNEITRRANVILEAVFSSNSFGERCVSGSIQSVDVIDRTWAKERKMEALKLYYRILEAICRAESQLLKTNNLSSLLSNERFHRCMLACSSELVLATHRTVVMMFPAVLEVTGLTAFDLSKVIETFVRHEETLPRELKRHLNSLEERLLESMAWEKGSSLYNSLIIARPDLAAEINRLGLLAEPMPSLDAIAVHHNIPYGGLPPLSSQKFDALPDQNGDARSPKRICGEYRSVLVEHSSFSSPGKERLLTFNCLRSKLAPLQSTFASPSQPSPTGEGETCAETGIKVFYSKILKLAAIRIRSLSERLQLSQQFSECMYCLIQRILYQRTALFFNRHIDQLILCSFYGVAKVLQLGLTFKNIVNNYRKQPQCKPQVFQSIFVNWPSANHNGRMVQEHVDIITFYNEIFIPTVKPLLVELAPARDVTEDKNNANGPGSPKLSSFPNLPDMSPKKVSATHNVYVSPLRQSKMDALLSPSSRSYYACIGESTHAYRSPSSDLAAINDRLNSYVSGSCRRINSRLNFDLVSDSMVGGALGHPNGTLASSAAPATPNFPVKREQPDS, encoded by the exons ATGGGTCCTGGTTCCATGGATGTGGAGGCCTCGAACCCTCCGGCTTCTTCGAGTACGGATGATGGCGGCGGACAGATAGAAGCTCGATTCGCTGATCTTTGCAAG GAATTGGCTCTTGGCCAGAGCATGGAGAGGCAAGGGATGGCCGCGTTTAAAGAAAGCAAGAAGTTTCTCTCGACGAACATGCCAGCGATTGGAAACAGATCG CCGGAGGAGATGGAGAGGTACTGGTCGGCATTTGTTCTTTACTGCGTGACCAGACTGGGCAAGGGAGAGGtgaaggaggagaaagagggaggCAGGATTACACTATGCAAAATCTTGAGAGCCGCTAAGCTTAA TGTTGTGGCTTTCTTCAAAGAGGTGCCACAGTTATCTCTGAAGGCTAGCCGTATTCTTAGTGGACTCTACGGTTCTGACTGGGAGAAGAGGCTCGAG TTGAAGGAGTTACAGGAAAATGTTGCGCAGTTGATGGATCTGAGCAG GTTCTACAATAAGGCATATAAAGAGTTCTTCTTGCTGAAGGACGTGAGCAATGCTCAACAAACTGAAGATTCTAGAAGTGCACAGTATGTCTCAGACTGTTATCGTTTTGGATGGTTGCTGTTCTTAGCACTGCGTATTCATTCAGTTAGCCATTTTAATCTGGTGACGTGTACAAATGGATTAGTGTCGATACTG GCCATACTCGTTCTTCACATGCCTAAACACTTCAGAAATTTTACTATCCAAGATTCTGTTTGCTTTG TTAAGAGATCTGACAAGGGTGTGAACCTCCTTGCTTCCTTGTGTGACAAATATCATACTTCTGAAGATGAGTTGAGGAGAATGGTGGAAAAAACTAACGAGTTAATCACAGATATTTTGAAGAAGCAACCATGTCCTGCTTCAGAATGCAAAACAGAAAATTTAGATCACATCAACACAG ATGGCTTGACATATTTTGAGGATCTACTAGAGGGAAAGTCATTGCAATCGAGTTTGCTTATGTTAGAGCAATATTATGATGACGCAGTTAATAATAAATGTGAGTTAGATGAACGCATGTTTGTTAATGATAAGGGAAGTTTACTTGGTACTGAGAACTTATCTGGAGGAGCCATGGGCTCATGCAGCATGAGG TGGAAATTTGATGCATTTGCTTCTCCAGCAAGGACAATGACAAGCTTGTCAACTCCTCCTCATTCTCCTACATCTCCTTTAAGTGTTAATTATATCAGTAGCTCTAAACTGGCTCCTGTTACACCAGTGAGCACTGCCATGACGACTGCAAAGTGGCTTCGAGATGTCATTTCTCCACTTCCACCAAAACCCTCAGCAGAGCTTGAACGGTTTCTTTCATCATGTCACAGGGATGTAACCAATGAAATTACGCGTAGGGCCAATGTAATATTGGAAGCAGTTTTTTCAAGTAATTCTTTTGGTGAACGATGTGTTTCTGGGAGTATTCAGAGTGTCGATGTGATTGATAGAACATGGGCAAAGGAGAGAAAAATGGAGGCCCTGAAGTTGTACTACAGGATTTTGGAGGCGATTTGCAGAGCAGAGTCGCAGTTACTGAAAACCAATAATCTTTCTTCATTGTTATCCAATGAAAGATTTCACCGGTGCATGCTTGCTTGTTCATCTGAATTAGTTTTGGCTACACACAGGACAGTCGTTATGATGTTTCCTGCTGTCTTGGAGGTAACTGGGTTAACAGCATTTGATCTAAGCAAGGTGATTGAAACTTTTGTAAGGCACGAGGAAACTCTTCCAAGAGAGTTGAAAAGGCATTTAAATTCTTTGGAAGAACGGCTTCTAGAAAGCATGGCATGGGAAAAAGGTTCATCATTGTATAATTCCTTGATCATAGCAAGGCCAGATCTTGCCGCAGAAATAAATCGTTTGGGGCTATTAGCTGAACCAATGCCATCCCTCGACGCCATTGCAGTGCATCATAATATTCCGTATGGAGGCTTGCCACCCCTGTCTTCTCAAAAATTTGATGCTTTGCCAG ATCAGAACGGTGATGCCCGATCACCTAAAAGAATATGCGGTGAATACAGGAGTGTGTTGGTAGAGCATTCTTCATTTTCATCACCTGGCAAGGAACGTCTATTGACTTTTAACTGCCTCAGGTCAAAGTTAGCACCTCTTCAGTCCACATTTGCaag CCCATCACAGCCTAGTCCTACAGGAGAAGGGGAAACATGTGCTGAGACAGGGATTAAAGTTTTCTATAGTAAG ATTTTAAAGTTAGCTGCTATCAGGATTAGAAGTTTGTCCGAAAGGCTACAACTGTCTCAACAATTTTCAGAGTGTATGTACTGTCTTATCCAACGAATTCTTTATCAGAGGACAGCTCTTTTTTTCAACCGACATATTGATCAGCTCATCCTATGCAGCTTCTACGGAGTTGCTAAG GTTTTGCAATTAGGTTTGACCTTCAAGAATATTGTCAACAATTATAGAAAGCAACCACAATGTAAACCTCAAGTTTTCCAGAGCATCTTTGTTAATTGGCCATCAGCAAACCATAATGGG AGGATGGTGCAGGAGCATGTTGATATTATTACCTTTTACAATGAAATATTTATTCCAACAGTCAAGCCTTTGTTGGTGGAACTAGCCCCTGCTAGAGATGTCACAGAAGATAAAAATAATGCTAATG GTCCAGGGTCACCAAAGTTGTCTTCTTTCCCAAATCTCCCAGATATGTCCCCAAAGAAAGTTTCTGCTACTCATAATGTTTATGTTTCTCCTTTGCGACAATCAAAG ATGGATGCGCTGCTTTCACCAAGCTCCAGGAGTTACTATGCATGCATTGGTGAGAGCACTCATGCTTATCGGAGCCCATCCAGTGATCTTGCTGCCATTAATGACCGCCTTAATTCGTATGTGAG TGGCAGTTGCAGGAGGATCAACAGCAGGCTCAACTTTGACCTCGTGAGCGATTCTATGGTAGGTGGCGCTCTTGGCCATCCAAATGGCACTTTGGCATCTTCAGCTGCTCCAGCCACCCCAAACTTTCCGGTGAAACGCGAGCAGCCTGACTCCTGA